In Erigeron canadensis isolate Cc75 chromosome 1, C_canadensis_v1, whole genome shotgun sequence, a single window of DNA contains:
- the LOC122599638 gene encoding pentatricopeptide repeat-containing protein At1g08610 yields MLQNLNFVTDHLDLTTSLISPRSFTSPVKAQSHRLWNKVASSQRYGRSLQCHVCLDKVTETRLEPWRNNRYKVTENEPSGRIFVKNDEQTNNELLQTLCKRWELVKAATLVALMSRRSQIPDFSSCIKLIRGLVKLNYTERATEVLNCMVMSGGVPDIITYNMLISGLCKNRRIDDALDLLEDMNAAGCPPDDISYNAIIRVMLEHGYIDQTVMFWKAQLAKGCAPYASTSSVLVELICKYRGVIRAMEILEDLAVHGCNPDLMTYNSMINVASKRGNFGDTILIVHDLLSHGMEPNTVMYTTLIHSFFNHGYLNEVDEILTVMKETSNAPTMITYNILIKGFCKYSLIDRAIGFFNEMVSHGFLPDIITYNTLLCALCNEGMIDESLQIAHCLKDGNTPPSLITYNILIDGLAKRGNMEKALGLYQQIIEEKTVAPDDVTHRCLLSGLCHADMVDKAIKILKLMEKNNHRAPHSTYKYIIHKLCQKRELNSAIKVLQMLVSSPYKPYGERFYSDIIGGLSTAGMKEEAKQLHQKLIELKVVQKSFL; encoded by the coding sequence ATGTTGCAGAACTTGAACTTCGTGACTGATCATTTGGACCTTACGACGTCGCTTATCAGTCCTCGTTCATTCACCTCACCTGTCAAGGCTCAGTCACATCGACTATGGAACAAGGTTGCTAGCTCACAAAGATATGGTCGTTCTTTGCAGTGTCATGTTTGCCTTGACAAGGTTACTGAAACCAGATTGGAGCCATGGAGGAATAATAGATATAAAGTTACAGAAAACGAGCCTTCTGGAAGGATTTTCGTGAAAAACGATGAGCAAACTAACAATGAACTTTTACAGACTTTGTGTAAGCGGTGGGAATTGGTAAAAGCGGCAACGTTAGTAGCTTTAATGAGCCGAAGAAGCCAAATTCCCGATTTTAGTTCTTGCATTAAACTAATTAGAGGGCTAGTGAAACTCAACTATACAGAAAGAGCTACTGAGGTTCTAAATTGTATGGTTATGTCTGGTGGAGTGCCCGATATCATCACTTATAACATGCTAATCAGTGGTTTATGCAAAAACAGACGTATAGACGATGCACTTGATCTTCTTGAAGACATGAATGCAGCTGGCTGCCCTCCAGATGACATTAGTTATAATGCCATAATCCGTGTAATGCTGGAACATGGTTATATCGACCAAACGGTTATGTTTTGGAAAGCTCAGTTAGCCAAGGGATGTGCCCCTTATGCTAGTACTAGCTCGGTTCTTGTTGAATTGATTTGCAAGTATCGTGGGGTTATAAGAGCTATGGAAATCTTGGAAGATTTGGCGGTTCATGGTTGTAATCCTGACCTTATGACTTACAATTCAATGATTAATGTGGCGAGTAAAAGAGGGAATTTTGGAGATACTATATTGATAGTACATGATCTTTTATCTCATGGTATGGAGCCTAACACAGTAATGTACACTACACTTATACACTCGTTTTTTAACCATGGTTACTTGAATGAGGTAGACGAGATTCTTACTGTCATGAAGGAAACATCCAATGCCCCAACCATGATCACTTACAACATATTGATTAAGGGGTTTTGTAAATACAGCCTTATTGATCGTGCTATTGGTTTCTTCAATGAGATGGTATCTCACGGTTTTTTACCTGATATAATAACCTATAACACCCTTTTATGTGCTCTCTGCAATGAAGGAATGATAGATGAGTCCCTGCAGATTGCTCATTGTTTGAAAGATGGAAATACCCCTCCAAGTTTGATAACGTACAACATTTTGATCGACGGGCTAGCGAAGAGGGGTAACATGGAGAAAGCATTGGGTTTATATCAGCAGATAATTGAGGAAAAAACTGTTGCTCCTGATGATGTTACTCATAGATGCTTGCTTTCGGGGCTTTGTCATGCTGATATGGTCGATAAGGCTATAAAGATTCTGAAGTTGATGGAGAAAAATAATCATAGAGCTCCACATAGTACTTACAAGTACATTATTCATAAGTTATGTCAGAAACGGGAACTAAACAGTGCAATTAAGGTTCTGCAAATGTTAGTCTCGAGCCCATACAAGCCTTATGGTGAAAGATTTTATTCTGATATAATTGGAGGGTTATCTACAGCTGGCATGAAAGAAGAAGCTAAGCAACTACATCAGAAACTAATTGAATTGAAGGTTGTTCAAAAgtcttttttataa
- the LOC122599629 gene encoding pentatricopeptide repeat-containing protein At3g04760, chloroplastic → MISAEFSPTFFPFNPHPKQITHSPHHHSLITCKNPNPNPNTNPKQSLTHSNVKISANLKPAHLQSYTYKETHFMKLLNRSCKVGKYDEALYFLELMVGKGYKPDVILCTKLIKGFFNTKRVEKAVKVIQILETYGEIDVFAYNAVISGFCKLNQIDSANRVLDRMRKHGFSPDVVTYNILIGSLCSRGKLGLAMKMLEQLLQDNCNPSVITYTILIEATILEGGIHETMKLLDEMLSRGLQPDMYTYNAIIRGLCREGMMEKAFEFVRSLPSKGCKPDVISYNILLRALLNQRKWGDGERLMEEMFSRNCEPNAVTYSILISSLCRDGKVDEALNLLQIMVETGLVPDAFTFDPLISAFCKEGRLDVAISFLDYMISSGCLPDIVNYNTVLSALCKNGNAEEAMMIFEILGETGCPPDVSSYNTMISALWYNKEREKALNLVSEMIMKGVEPDEITYNALISCLCRDRMVDEAIGLLESMEYNGFIPSVITYNIVLLGLCKAHRIDDAIRVLEEMVERGCKPNQTTYILLVEGVGFSGRRAEAVNLGNSLFKMKAISEESMKRLRKTFPLPDSQENLI, encoded by the coding sequence ATGATTTCTGCAGAATTCTCACCAACATTCTTTCCTTTCAACCCACATCCAAAACAGATCACGCATTCTCCTCACCATCACTCTCTTATAACCTGCaaaaacccaaacccaaatccCAACACTAACCCAAAACAGAGCCTGACCCATTCAAATGTCAAAATTTCTGCCAACTTAAAACCAGCCCACTTGCAGTCATACACTTATAAAGAAACCCATTTCATGAAACTGCTAAACAGGTCCTGCAAAGTAGGCAAATATGATGAAGCACTTTATTTCTTGGAACTTATGGTTGGTAAAGGCTATAAACCTGATGTTATTTTATGTACAAAGCTCATTAAAGGTTTCTTTAATACTAAACGGGTCGAAAAGGCGGTCAAAGTTATTCAGATATTGGAAACATATGGTGAAATAGATGTGTTTGCTTATAATGCAGTGATCAGTGGTTTTTGTAAGTTGAATCAGATTGATTCTGCTAACCGGGTTTTGGACCGAATGAGGAAACATGGGTTTTCGCCCGATGTGGTTACTTATAATATATTGATTGGTAGTTTATGTAGCAGAGGGAAACTTGGGTTAGCTATGAAAATGTTGGAACAGTTGTTGCAGGATAATTGTAACCCGAGTGTTATTACGTATACGATTTTGATTGAGGCGACAATACTTGAAGGTGGAATTCATGAAACAATGAAGTTATTAGATGAAATGTTGTCTAGAGGGCTTCAACCTGATATGTATACTTATAATGCTATAATTAGAGGGTTATGTAGAGAAGGAATGATGGAAAAAGCGTTTGAATTCGTTAGGAGTTTGCCGTCTAAAGGGTGTAAACCTGATGTGATTTCTTATAATATCTTGTTGAGAGCATTGTTGAATCAGAGGAAATGGGGTGATGGGGAGAGATTAATGGAGGAAATGTTTTCAAGAAACTGTGAACCGAATGCGGTTACTTATAGTATTTTGATTAGTTCGTTGTGTCGTGATGGAAAAGTGGATGAAGCTTTGAACTTGTTGCAAATTATGGTAGAGACTGGACTTGTTCCTGATGCTTTTACATTTGACCCTTTGATTTCTGCATTTTGTAAAGAAGGCAGACTAGATGTAGCGATTAGTTTTTTGGATTACATGATTTCGAGTGGTTGTTTACCCGATATTGTAAATTACAACACGGTGTTATCGGCTTTATGTAAAAATGGAAATGCAGAGGAAGCTATGATGATATTTGAAATATTAGGCGAAACTGGGTGTCCACCTGATGTAAGTAGTTATAATACAATGATAAGTGCTTTATGGTATAACAAAGAAAGGGAAAAGGCTTTGAATTTGGTTTCAGAGATGATAATGAAAGGTGTTGAGCCTGATGAGATCACATATAATGCACTTATTTCGTGTTTGTGTAGAGACCGGATGGTGGATGAGGCAATCGGGCTGCTGGAAAGTATGGAATATAACGGATTTATACCAAGTGTAATAACTTACAATATTGTGCTTCTTGGGTTATGTAAAGCGCATAGAATTGATGATGCAATTCGTGTTTTAGAAGAAATGGTGGAAAGGGGTTGTAAACCGAACCAAACGACCTATATTTTGTTGGTAGAAGGGGTCGGGTTTTCAGGTAGACGAGCTGAAGCAGTGAATTTGGGTAATTCCCTGTTCAAAATGAAAGCAATCTCAGAAGAATCGATGAAACGCCTGAGAAAGACTTTCCCCTTGCCAGACTCTCAAGAAAACTTGATCTAA
- the LOC122590656 gene encoding subtilisin-like protease 4 has translation MAVSRLLIMILLLNFSLDIAQGSVGGLKTYIIHVKKPQALLSTLSDHKAYYRSFLPIHTLSEKDEPLLYSYQNVVSGFAARLTDSDIEAMKMKDGFVSARQERILKLQTTHTPRFVRLRQESGFWKQSNFGKGMIIGVLDTGIMPGHDSFRDYGMPPPPSKWKGSCEFNTSSCNNKLIGARSFNSVATASNVSKGVETPLDEDGYGTHTASIAAGGFVQNAEALGGAVGMAAGMAAYAHLAVYKVCSGDCLESDMLAGLDAAIADGVDVISISLGEEKKRPFYKDYIAIGSFAAIQKGIFVSCATGNSGPIKGTASNVAPWVLTVGASNTDRMIKVTTKLGNQMDFHGESLFQPKDFPSTLAPLVYAGSNNKPDSKLCVKGSLEGMDVKGKIVFCEIGVSAQIEKGEVVKEAGGAGMILMNQEAQGFSLDADPHVLPAAHVSYAAGLKIKDYINSTRTPLATLLFKGMVTGNPLAPAVASFSARGPNTASPGILKPDIVDPRVTILAAWALPLDGSTKTKSPFDFKSGTSMSCPHFSGVAVLLKATHPYWSPAAIKTAIMTSADLVNLRVTPIINETLQPTDIFATGAGHVNPSKANDPGLIYNIQPQDYIPYLCCLGYSDEEVGIIAHRAVNCSPKSSITEAQLNYPSFSVKLGWPSQKLTRTVTNVGAAYTSHVVKVVAPKGVSVSVNPSKINFTKMNEKATYSVTFTCTNDQVGKYSQGYITWISTKYMVQSVISVNFM, from the coding sequence ATGGCTGTCAGCCGACTACTAATTATGATTTTACTTCTCAATTTCTCTCTTGACATTGCTCAAGGAAGTGTTGGTGGCTTAAAAACCTACATCATTCATGTAAAGAAACCACAAGCTTTGCTATCCACTCTAAGTGATCATAAAGCATATTATCGATCATTTCTTCCTATTCACACATTGTCAGAGAAAGACGAACCATTACTTTACTCGTACCAAAATGTGGTCAGCGGTTTTGCTGCAAGACTCACTGATTCTGATATTGAAGCCATGAAAATGAAAGATGGTTTTGTATCAGCTCGTCAAGAACGAATCTTGAAGCTTCAAACAACTCATACACCGAGATTCGTGAGGTTGCGTCAAGAATCTGGCTTTTGGAAGCAATCAAATTTTGGGAAGGGCATGATCATTGGAGTGTTAGATACTGGAATTATGCCAGGCCATGATTCATTTCGCGACTATGGAATGCCGCCCCCACCTTCTAAATGGAAAGGGTCATGTGAGTTCAATACGTCGAGCTGCAACAACAAACTTATAGGGGCCAGATCATTTAACAGTGTTGCAACAGCCTCAAATGTTAGTAAGGGAGTTGAGACACCCCTAGATGAAGATGGATATGGGACCCACACTGCAAGCATAGCTGCTGGTGGGTTTGTTCAGAATGCAGAAGCGCTCGGTGGTGCAGTAGGGATGGCTGCCGGGATGGCAGCATATGCGCATTTGGCAGTGTACAAAGTATGTTCTGGTGATTGCCTCGAGAGTGACATGCTAGCCGGGCTTGATGCTGCAATAGCTGATGGAGTTGACGTGATATCAATTTCCCttggagaagagaaaaaaaggCCATTTTATAAGGATTACATTGCAATAGGCTCATTTGCTGCAATTCAAAAGGGGATCTTTGTAAGCTGTGCAACAGGGAACTCAGGTCCAATCAAGGGGACTGCATCAAATGTGGCGCCATGGGTTCTAACCGTTGGAGCAAGCAATACAGATAGAATGATCAAAGTCACAACAAAACTAGGAAATCAGATGGATTTTCATGGAGAGTCTTTATTTCAGCCAAAAGACTTCCCTTCTACATTGGCACCACTTGTTTATGCCGGGTCTAACAACAAACCGGATTCCAAATTATGTGTCAAAGGATCACTTGAAGGTATGGATGTCAAAGGCAAAATAGTCTTCTGTGAGATAGGTGTGTCAGCACAAATAGAGAAAGGGGAAGTGGTAAAAGAAGCAGGTGGTGCAGGCATGATATTAATGAACCAAGAAGCACAGGGCTTTAGCTTAGATGCCGATCCACACGTTCTCCCTGCAGCACATGTAAGTTATGCAGCTGGACTCAAGATTAAAGACTACATTAACTCCACACGTACACCATTAGCAACATTATTGTTCAAAGGAATGGTCACTGGAAACCCTTTAGCTCCAGCTGTTGCTTCATTCTCTGCCAGAGGTCCCAATACCGCGAGTCCAGGAATTCTGAAACCCGACATTGTTGACCCTCGAGTTACCATTCTTGCAGCATGGGCACTCCCACTGGATGGAAGCACCAAAACCAAATCCCCTTTTGATTTCAAGTCCGGGACTTCAATGTCGTGCCCACATTTTAGTGGTGTTGCAGTGTTGCTCAAAGCTACTCACCCTTATTGGTCACCAGCAGCTATAAAGACAGCAATAATGACCTCTGCAGACCTAGTAAATCTCAGAGTTACACCAATAATAAATGAAACTCTTCAACCAACAGACATATTTGCTACAGGCGCGGGTCATGTTAACCCTTCAAAAGCTAATGATCCAGGACTCATCTATAATATCCAGCCTCAAGATTACATACCTTATTTGTGTTGTCTTGGGTATAGTGATGAGGAAGTTGGGATCATTGCACATCGAGCCGTTAACTGTTCACCAAAATCTAGTATTACAGAAGCCCAACTGAATTACCCTTCATTTTCTGTTAAACTCGGATGGCCATCCCAAAAACTTACAAGGACAGTAACTAACGTAGGAGCTGCATATACATCACATGTTGTTAAAGTTGTTGCACCAAAAGGAGTATCTGTTTCTGTCAACCCCAGCAAGATTAATTTCACAAAGATGAATGAGAAGGCAACTTATTCAGTGACTTTCACCTGCACGAATGATCAAGTAGGTAAATATTCTCAAGGTTATATAACATGGATCTCTACAAAATACATGGTTCAAAGTGTCATCTCTGTGAATTTCATGTAA
- the LOC122590682 gene encoding LRR receptor-like serine/threonine-protein kinase EFR, with translation MEVTCLSIVQRRTTVLLITCLQIASLFVVLPVNSTTFNGTNNSVDRAALLAIKSLIRDDPQDVTSSWNESYHFCQWQGVTCSSRHRRVIILDLSSSGLVGSLSPSIGNMSFLRTILLQNNSLSGETPQQLGRLFRLQELRINNNSFEGNIPSSLSNCSNLKVLHLGINKLVGKIPYEFGSLTMLRFFIVHRNNLTGGIPSFIGNLSLLETFSLGGCNLVGSIPDIFHRLKNLKRLAFPDNELVGTIPPSIYNLSLLESLFLDNNHLHGTLETNLVFLQPRIQEISVPNNQLTDSVAK, from the exons atggAGGTTACCTGTTTATCCATTGTCCAGAGACGAACCACCGTACTTCTCATCACTTGCTTGCAAATTGCCTCTTTATTTGTAGTCCTTCCCGTGAATAGTACCACTTTTAATGGTACAAACAACAGTGTAGATAGAGCTGCATTACTGGCTATCAAATCTTTGATAAGAGACGACCCTCAAGATGTTACAAGCTCGTGGAACGAATCGTATCATTTCTGCCAATGGCAAGGTGTAACATGCAGCTCTCGCCACCGACGTGTCATTATCTTAGATCTTTCTTCAAGCGGTTTAGTGGGATCGTTGTCTCCTTCGATCGGAAACATGAGCTTTTTAAGGACTATCTTGCTACAAAACAACTCCCTGAGTGGAGAGACCCCTCAGCAATTGGGTCGTTTATTTAGGCTACAAGAATTACGCATCAATAACAATTCTTTTGAGGGGAATATTCCAAGCAGCTTATCAAACTGCTCAAACCTTAAAGTTCTTCACTTGGGTATCAACAAGTTAGTTGGAAAAATTCCATATGAGTTTGGTTCATTGACGATGCTCAGATTTTTTATCGTACACAGGAACAATTTAACGGGTGGGATTCCATCCTTCATTGGGAACCTCTCATTGCTAGAAACTTTCTCACTTGGTGGTTGTAACTTGGTTGGAAGCATTCCAGATATTTTTCATCGTCTTAAGAACCTCAAAAGGCTTGCATTTCCGGACAATGAGCTTGTCGGTACCATTCCACCTTCTATATATAACCTCTCACTGTTAGAATCTTTATTTCTCGATAATAACCATCTTCATGGTACACTGGAAACAAACTTAGTTTTCTTGCAGCCTCGTATTCAAGAAATATCTGTGCCAAATAACCAACTTACAG ATTCAGTGGCAAAATAG
- the LOC122590677 gene encoding receptor kinase-like protein Xa21: MSLGFNNFGSGESDEMDFINTLSNCSKLEILDVGGNNLRGILPESLAKFSAKLYFLRLSSNNILGNLPSSLGNLSGLTTLDLSYNQFMGTIPASFDRLQNLRRLELKNNNLAGDIPNTLGNLSSLIELHMGMNHLNGTIPSSLGNCKKLIGLTLEQNFLRGRIPKNLFGLASLSISLNLGSNQLSGQLPFEIGNDLKNLNELILAENLLSGKLPSSIGSCTSLQNLNIGRNFFHGSLPPSMVSLRALQNLDVSFNNFTGQIPSFLEILPLQSLNISFNDFEGQVSSKGVFLNASELIIKGNNRLCGGIPELLLPKCSPNHSKGTKRLSLSVILVISVVPVLFCAAAVLVYLFYWRKMKDRDADDTSHNIDEMPPVKVSYKKLYNATGGFSPNNVIGKGSFASVYRGNLDLDGGIVAVKVLNLCQKGGSKSFISECKALRNARHRNLVKVITCCSGSDFEGNEFKALVYDFMPNGSLDRWLHSSHVAQNLQNDLPLLSLLQRVSIALDVAYALDYLHNHNGRTIVHCDLKPSNILLDKDMVAHVGDFGLSKILQPEHVNKYDNSSTGIRGTIGYAAPAMTGPRKRVGQTKKSTLSICCRFVTFSEDIISSQKDFVTIAHFSSSVTAEYGFGGKVSTSGDIYSYGILLLEMLTTKRPTDPIFKEEINLHSYARTEMRDHLLDIVDPILLKNDFGNHVPSANKNGEELLSVRNEACLRQVIELGVACSMGLPQHRMDIDGVIQELHLVKEVLLSNSTG; encoded by the exons ATGTCCCTTGGTTTTAATAACTTTGGAAGCGGGGAAAGTGATGAAATGGACTTCATTAATACTTTGTCTAATTGCAGTAAGTTGGAGATATTAGATGTCGGTGGCAACAACCTGAGAGGGATTTTACCAGAATCCTTGGCAAAATTTTCAGCCAAACTTTATTTCCTAAGGCTTTCCTCAAACAATATTTTGGGTAATCTGCCTTCATCATTAGGTAACCTTTCAGGACTAACCACACTGGATTTATCCTACAATCAATTTATGGGCACAATTCCTGCAAGTTTTGATAGGCTGCAAAACTTACGTAGACTAGAACTCAAAAACAACAATCTTGCAGGGGATATTCCCAATACTTTAGGCAATTTGTCATCGTTGATTGAACTTCATATGGGAATGAACCATTTGAATGGAACCATACCCTCAAGTCTAGGGAACTGCAAGAAGTTGATCGGGCTAACACTTGAGCAAAATTTTCTTCGTGGAAGAATACCAAAGAATCTTTTTGGGCTCGCATCCCTTTCCATTAGCCTCAATTTGGGCAGTAATCAACTATCAGGACAACTTCCCTTCGAGATTGGCAACGATCTTAAAAACTTAAATGAGCTTATTCTAGCTGAAAACCTTCTGTCAGGTAAACTTCCAAGTAGCATTGGTAGCTGTACCAGCCTTCAAAATTTAAACATAGGACGTAACTTCTTCCATGGATCTCTCCCACCATCAATGGTTTCTTTGAGGGCCCTCCAAAACCTTGATGTTTCTTTTAACAATTTCACTGGTCAGATCCCAAGTTTTTTGGAGATACTTCCTTTGCAGAGTCTGAATATTTCATTTAACGATTTTGAGGGTCAGGTTAGCAGCAAAGGAGTGTTTTTAAATGCTAGTGAACTAATCATCAAAGGCAACAACAGACTTTGTGGAGGTATACCCGAACTTCTATTACCAAAATGCAGTCCTAATCACTCAAAGGGAACAAAAAGGTTGAGCCTTTCTGTTATATTAGTCATCTCTGTAGTGCCGGTTCTGTTTTGTGCAGCCGCAGTATTGGTTTATTTGTTCTATTGGAGAAAAATGAAAGACAGAGATGCAGATGATACATCCCACAACATTGATGAGATGCCTCCTGTCAAGGTTTCTTATAAAAAACTCTATAATGCAACTGGCGGTTTTTCTCCAAACAATGTGATTGGCAAGGGTAGTTTTGCATCTGTTTATAGAGGAAATCTCGATTTGGATGGTGGGATTGTTGCAGTCAAAGTTTTGAACCTTTGTCAGAAAGGAGGTTCAAAGAGTTTCATCTCTGAGTGCAAAGCATTGAGAAATGCCCGACATAGAAATTTAGTGAAGGTCATAACTTGTTGCAGCGGTTCTGATTTTGAAGGTAACGAATTCAAAGCTTTGGTTTACGACTTCATGCCTAATGGAAGCCTAGATAGATGGTTGCATTCAAGTCATGTGGCGCAAAATTTGCAGAATGACCTTCCTCTACTTAGTCTTCTTCAAAGAGTAAGCATTGCTTTAGATGTGGCTTATGCACTTGATTATCTTCATAACCACAATGGCAGGACTATTGTACATTGTGATTTGAAACCAAGTAACATTCTACTTGACAAAGACATGGTTGCGCATGTTGGCGATTTTGGGCTGTCAAAGATTCTTCAGCCGGAACATGTAAACAAATATGATAATAGCTCAACTGGAATTAGAGGAACTATTGGCTATGCAGCTCCAg CGATGACGGGTCCTCGAAAAAGGGTTGGTCAAACTAAAAAGTCAACCCTGTCCATATGTTGTCGTTTTGTGACTTTTAGTGAGGACATAATTTCCTCGCAAAAAGATTTCGTCACAATAGCTCATTTTTCTAGTAGTGTCACTGCAGAATATGGTTTTGGTGGCAAAGTTTCAACAAGTGGAGACATTTATAGTTATGGTATTCTGTTGCTGGAGATGCTGACAACTAAAAGGCCTACGGATCCCATATTCAAAGAAGAGATAAACCTTCACAGCTATGCTAGAACAGAAATGAGAGATCACTTGCTAGATATTGTTGATCCAATACTTCTAAAAAATGATTTCGGAAATCATGTACCCTCGGCCAACAAGAACGGAGAAGAATTGCTTTCAGTGAGAAATGAAGCATGCTTGCGCCAGGTGATTGAACTTGGAGTAGCATGTTCCATGGGGTTACCACAACATCGAATGGATATTGATGGTGTTATCCAGGAGCTTCACTTGGTGAAAGAAGTTTTGTTGAGCAATTCAACAGGCTAA
- the LOC122599647 gene encoding carbon catabolite repressor protein 4 homolog 4 has protein sequence MLVKSGIQFPITLFSSSFRTSKICMRKMSTKDMTTSMATATATATATYTPVYPKFIPVEQKEIMSVSKPDGLKFRLVSYNILAQAYVKSSVFPHSPSPCLKWKARSSIIIDVLKNLDADILCLQELDEYDKFYKEKIEQNGYSSIYIKRTGRKLDGCGIFYKHNKLELISEKKIDYNDLANMVLEESSHVEQQKAPATNNVIRVKCLPSDRGDPNDPYVRLKRDCVGIMAAFKFKKPHQHYVIVANTHIYWDPEWADVKLAQAKYLLSCVDNFKRMVSERFECSPSVLIAGDFNSVPGDKVYQYLVSGGPMAAPSPEHSEDLPMPLCSVHAYTRGEPPFTNCTPGFTGTLDYILFSPSDSVEPVSYLELPELGSPDLEGGLPNFYHPSDHLPIGAEFVVV, from the exons ATGCTTGTAAAATCTGGTATTCAGTTTCCAAtcactctcttttcttcatcattcCGTACAAG tAAGATTTGTATGAGAAAAATGAGTACTAAGGATATGACGACATCTATGGCTACGGCCACGGCCACTGCCACGGCCACATATACACCGGTTTACCCTAAGTTTATTCCAGTGGAGCAAAAAGAAATTATGTCGGTTAGTAAGCCTGATG GCCTCAAATTTCGACTGGTTTCTTATAATATTCTTGCTCAG GCATATGTAAAAAGTTCTGTATTCCCACACTCTCCGTCACCATGTCTCAA GTGGAAAGCTCGTTCGTCAATAATTATTGATGTTCTCAAGAATCTTGATGCTGATATCTTATGCTTACAG GAATTAGATGAGTATGACAAgttttacaaagaaaaaattgaGCAGAATGGTTACTCGAGCATCTACATCAAGAGAACCGGGAGAAAACTTGATGGATGTGGGATTTTCTACAAGCACAACAA ATTGGAGTTGATCTCAGAGAAAAAAATCGACTATAATGACCTTGCTAACATGGTTTTAGAAGAATCATCACATGTGGAGCAACAAAAGGCTCCTGCTACCAATAATGTTATCA GAGTAAAATGCCTTCCAAGTGACCGTGGAGACCCTAATGATCCATATGTACGTTTGAAACGTGATTGTGTTGGAATTATGGCTGCATTCAAGTTCAAAAAGCCTCATCAACATTATGTCATTGTGGCAAACACACATATTTACTG GGACCCAGAATGGGCTGATGTCAAGCTTGCACAAGCGAAATATTTACTCTCATGTGTAGATAACTTCAAGAGAATGGTATCAGAAAGGTTTGAGTGCTCACCATCTGTACTTATTGCGGGGGATTTCAATTCAGTTCCTGGTGATAAG GTATACCAATACCTTGTTTCAGGTGGTCCAATGGCAGCACCTTCACCAGAACATTCAGAAGACTTGCCAATGCCCTTATGCAGTGTTCATGCTTACACACGGGGTGAACCCCCGTTTACAAACTGTACACCTGGTTTCACCGGCACACTGGATTACATTTTATTCTCTCCTTCTGATAGCGTTGAACCAGTTAGTTACCTTGAGCTTCCAGAACTAGGATCACCTGATTTAGAAGGAGGATTGCCAAATTTTTACCATCCAAGTGATCATCTGCCCATAGGTGCCGAGTTTGTGGTTGTCTAA